Proteins found in one Paenibacillus sp. FSL R10-2782 genomic segment:
- a CDS encoding DUF1641 domain-containing protein, translated as MAKPISIIRKRVLTEEERQKQSLDQLTADLADNGAALQKTLEIVRELHDSGLLEAAQSMLKAKESIAKIAVGQATRKPVTNIINNLMGAVGMLSEVDPELMKKLVGSVTSGLNEAEEHLKQNKKTRLRDLMKAMNDPDVNRAMGFGIHFLKGLGKSLSDK; from the coding sequence ATGGCTAAGCCTATTTCAATCATACGAAAGCGTGTGTTGACAGAAGAAGAACGGCAAAAGCAATCGCTGGATCAGCTTACTGCTGATCTGGCAGACAACGGGGCCGCATTGCAGAAGACGCTCGAAATTGTGCGTGAGCTGCACGATAGCGGTCTTCTCGAAGCGGCTCAGTCTATGCTGAAAGCCAAGGAAAGCATCGCTAAAATTGCTGTAGGACAAGCGACGCGCAAGCCTGTGACGAACATCATCAACAATCTGATGGGAGCAGTCGGCATGCTGTCCGAGGTAGACCCCGAGCTAATGAAAAAGCTGGTGGGCAGCGTCACTTCAGGCCTGAACGAAGCCGAAGAGCATCTAAAACAGAACAAAAAGACCCGCCTGCGCGATCTCATGAAGGCTATGAATGATCCGGATGTAAACCGGGCGATGGGTTTTGGCATTCATTTTCTCAAAGGGCTGGGAAAAAGCTTGTCCGATAAGTAG
- the kdgT gene encoding 2-keto-3-deoxygluconate transporter: MKIKQNIDKIPGGIMLVPLFIGALVHTFMPWAGDYFGSFTKGLMTGTVPILAVWFFCMGASIDVRATGTVLRKSGTLVLTKIAVAWVVAIIASKLLPVGGVESGLFAGLSVLALISSMDMTNGGLYASIMQQYGSKEEAGAFVLMSLESGPLVTMLILGSTGLAVFEPQAFVGAVLPFLVGFILGNLDHDFRKYFGSATHALIPFFGFALGCSIDLSVIVQTGLLGIILGIGVIIITGIPLILADKYIGGGNGTAGLAASSTAGAAVANPVIVANMKPEFLPVAQSATALVAASVIVTSILVPILTAYWSNYVKRKGESRGAGPVNPGANVPK; the protein is encoded by the coding sequence ATGAAAATCAAACAAAACATTGATAAAATTCCAGGGGGCATTATGCTGGTGCCGCTGTTTATAGGCGCATTGGTTCATACTTTTATGCCTTGGGCCGGGGATTACTTTGGATCGTTCACCAAGGGGCTAATGACTGGGACAGTACCGATTTTGGCGGTGTGGTTTTTTTGTATGGGTGCTTCGATTGATGTACGAGCTACAGGTACCGTATTGCGTAAGTCAGGTACACTCGTATTGACTAAAATTGCAGTCGCTTGGGTGGTGGCGATCATTGCGTCTAAACTGCTGCCCGTCGGTGGCGTGGAAAGCGGGCTTTTTGCCGGACTGTCGGTATTGGCGCTGATTTCCTCCATGGATATGACGAATGGTGGGCTATACGCCTCCATTATGCAGCAATATGGTTCCAAGGAAGAGGCAGGGGCATTCGTGCTGATGTCCTTGGAATCGGGTCCGTTAGTGACCATGCTCATTTTGGGCAGTACCGGACTGGCTGTTTTTGAGCCGCAGGCTTTTGTGGGGGCGGTATTACCATTTCTGGTCGGGTTCATACTGGGGAATCTGGATCATGATTTTCGTAAATATTTTGGTAGCGCCACGCATGCGCTTATTCCATTTTTCGGTTTTGCACTGGGCTGTTCCATCGATCTGAGTGTGATTGTTCAAACCGGCTTGCTTGGTATTATATTGGGCATCGGCGTCATTATTATTACAGGCATTCCGCTGATCCTGGCGGACAAATATATCGGCGGTGGCAACGGTACAGCAGGACTTGCAGCCTCCAGTACGGCAGGTGCGGCGGTGGCCAATCCGGTCATTGTTGCGAATATGAAGCCAGAGTTCCTGCCTGTAGCGCAATCAGCAACTGCGTTAGTAGCTGCTTCGGTCATCGTTACCTCTATATTGGTGCCCATTTTGACAGCTTACTGGTCCAATTATGTTAAACGCAAAGGAGAATCCAGGGGAGCCGGGCCTGTAAATCCTGGCGCGAATGTGCCTAAATAA
- a CDS encoding tripartite tricarboxylate transporter substrate binding protein: MKNKPWQKYVLVAAGVAFLSALSISEYVDQHALHDHNGAFPVKPITLVVPYAAGGGTDITARALAKAAEKHLGQPIIVVNRTGGGGSVGLMEGAEAQADGYTVTYLVAELTTLPHLGLLPLTYERFKPLVQTNMDPSAITVRADAPWTTAEAFLEDAHAHPGKLKMGNAGTGSIWHLAAAMLEQKSGVRFTHIPYEGAGPAVSALLSGFVDAVPVSPAEVKKDVDQGKLRILAIQADTVSEAFPNVPTLQQATGLRVHFIGTWRGLAVPKDTPDEIAQTLADALIKGTKDEEFREEMRRHGLGLRVKDAEAFARQLKESHDTFARLIPELGLSRK; the protein is encoded by the coding sequence ATGAAGAACAAGCCATGGCAAAAATATGTGCTGGTTGCGGCGGGAGTGGCTTTTCTTTCTGCCTTGAGTATCAGTGAATATGTGGATCAACACGCCTTGCATGACCACAATGGTGCATTTCCTGTGAAGCCTATTACCCTCGTCGTTCCATATGCGGCGGGTGGCGGGACGGATATCACGGCAAGAGCATTAGCGAAAGCCGCCGAAAAGCATCTCGGTCAGCCGATCATCGTCGTTAACCGGACGGGTGGAGGCGGTTCGGTCGGACTGATGGAAGGGGCTGAGGCGCAGGCGGACGGCTACACTGTAACCTATCTGGTTGCGGAGCTGACCACATTGCCACATCTGGGACTGCTGCCCCTCACCTATGAGCGCTTTAAACCTCTGGTCCAAACCAATATGGACCCTTCTGCCATCACGGTTAGAGCGGATGCGCCCTGGACGACGGCCGAAGCATTTCTGGAGGACGCTCATGCTCATCCCGGCAAGCTGAAAATGGGCAATGCAGGCACGGGTAGCATCTGGCACCTCGCTGCTGCGATGCTGGAGCAAAAAAGCGGAGTCCGCTTTACCCATATCCCCTATGAGGGGGCAGGGCCAGCCGTATCAGCGTTGCTGAGCGGCTTCGTGGATGCTGTGCCGGTCAGTCCTGCGGAAGTGAAAAAGGATGTGGACCAAGGGAAGCTGCGCATACTGGCGATACAGGCAGACACCGTTTCGGAAGCGTTTCCAAATGTACCGACGTTACAGCAGGCTACTGGGCTGCGTGTACATTTTATCGGGACTTGGAGAGGGCTGGCTGTGCCCAAGGATACGCCGGATGAGATTGCTCAAACCCTGGCGGACGCACTGATCAAGGGGACGAAAGATGAGGAATTCAGGGAAGAAATGCGTAGGCATGGATTGGGGCTACGTGTTAAGGATGCAGAAGCATTCGCACGACAGTTGAAGGAAAGCCATGACACCTTCGCAAGACTGATTCCCGAACTAGGCTTGAGCCGCAAGTAA
- a CDS encoding AraC family transcriptional regulator, with the protein MENEVRKDEVTGMLRLKLRLILKNKQARLILLLTLSVSLIISVIGLLSYSGYRKGLDTELNTPNIELLQINLDVTNRAFRESDNKALDAAYSRDVEAFARLQTDEKSLSNASVIKRLQKYLKALSSHEEIHSAEVISFENHALVSSEYGYLPDWDQAPDTTWVPWIRDIQRKPLLIKRRWYGANHENGTVELLSLARPVVKDGRVIGAVLVNLDYDRFFSKLYIHLSNSQFVYDLEGELIYPKLKSSVPLNEMDRVLQELDVSPYAYVVVGGMEYMANQTFSDVTGWRLVSLVPMDKLLKHVKLARNMMLWLAFISILAGCSAVYYYNYAAFRPMKRINSLLNLGYKGTRQGGLYDLESVIGKLVGEFHRKSLVVERSLPELRSKYIEDVIQRRMGIQEMRMKWEQYFSDWDGSSLAVMIVSIDRYSTWAASFPVEDKMLLKYALNNILLEWLEPHWKAVSAPEEQSGFVVLLQFSEREDEAVDGTRIETGADAKANVKESALLRKSADRLIQVVGEHLPLTISIGIGHVFSDIYEARQSFVTGREALGLRLYEGYGRSHMSTDRMGEGAHVSSAVGNRNVEIIRALESQEAGASIKLISQWGEELRLHRTSPVQVYLSVHELMGKLLKWCMTHSVTPPDQLVDYHWNQILTLDLPDLEKQLFSIVDDIGEKLSGHRRSKEFVRVQEMMDYMEHHLHLNIGLQEIADQVHMSVSSVSSMFKEETGSTVYDYLTGLRMKKACVLLRETHLKIAEIADQVGYRNENSFIRVFRKHKQVTPGKFREISKCSNGYADPPKGRHFGDLEDKFED; encoded by the coding sequence ATGGAAAACGAAGTCCGGAAGGATGAAGTTACGGGAATGCTACGATTAAAGCTTCGATTGATCCTGAAAAATAAACAGGCAAGGCTGATTCTGCTGCTCACACTAAGCGTATCACTCATTATTAGTGTAATCGGCTTGCTATCGTATTCGGGATACCGCAAGGGCTTAGATACTGAATTAAACACACCAAACATAGAACTGCTGCAAATTAATCTGGATGTGACTAATAGGGCATTTCGTGAGTCCGATAATAAGGCGCTGGATGCGGCCTATTCCCGGGATGTTGAGGCATTTGCACGTTTGCAAACGGATGAAAAATCGCTATCCAACGCTTCCGTCATCAAACGGCTTCAAAAATACTTGAAAGCCCTTTCTTCACATGAAGAGATTCATTCGGCTGAAGTTATTTCTTTTGAAAATCACGCTCTCGTATCCAGCGAATACGGCTACTTGCCCGATTGGGACCAAGCGCCGGATACGACTTGGGTTCCCTGGATTCGGGACATTCAAAGGAAGCCATTACTGATTAAGCGAAGATGGTACGGCGCAAATCATGAAAATGGAACAGTAGAACTGCTTTCGCTGGCTAGACCCGTGGTAAAGGATGGACGGGTTATTGGTGCAGTGCTGGTCAATCTGGATTATGACCGTTTTTTCTCCAAGCTGTATATTCATTTATCCAACTCGCAATTTGTGTACGATCTGGAGGGGGAGTTGATCTATCCCAAGTTAAAATCTTCAGTGCCCTTAAACGAAATGGACAGGGTTTTGCAAGAATTGGATGTGAGCCCCTATGCTTATGTGGTGGTAGGGGGGATGGAGTATATGGCGAACCAGACTTTTTCCGATGTGACGGGCTGGCGTCTGGTATCACTTGTCCCTATGGACAAGCTGCTGAAGCATGTTAAGCTGGCCCGCAACATGATGCTGTGGTTGGCCTTTATTTCTATACTGGCGGGTTGCTCAGCGGTCTATTATTACAATTATGCCGCATTTCGCCCTATGAAAAGAATTAATAGCCTGCTGAATTTAGGCTACAAAGGAACGCGTCAAGGTGGACTGTATGATCTGGAGTCGGTCATTGGCAAGCTGGTTGGAGAGTTTCATCGCAAATCATTGGTGGTGGAACGAAGCCTACCGGAGCTACGTTCCAAATATATTGAAGATGTCATCCAGCGTAGAATGGGCATACAGGAAATGCGCATGAAATGGGAGCAGTATTTTTCCGATTGGGACGGAAGCTCTTTGGCTGTGATGATCGTGTCGATCGATCGGTATTCTACTTGGGCAGCAAGCTTTCCAGTGGAGGATAAAATGCTGCTCAAATATGCGCTGAACAATATTTTGCTGGAATGGCTTGAACCTCACTGGAAGGCGGTAAGCGCGCCAGAGGAGCAAAGCGGGTTCGTTGTACTCCTACAGTTCAGTGAGCGCGAGGATGAAGCTGTAGATGGGACTAGGATTGAGACTGGTGCCGATGCCAAAGCCAATGTCAAAGAAAGTGCTCTGCTTCGCAAAAGCGCAGACAGGCTGATTCAGGTTGTAGGTGAGCATCTTCCCCTCACTATTTCTATAGGAATCGGTCATGTATTTTCGGATATCTATGAGGCACGTCAGTCTTTTGTAACAGGGAGAGAAGCCCTTGGTTTGCGTTTGTATGAGGGATATGGACGTTCGCATATGAGTACGGACCGCATGGGGGAGGGCGCCCACGTCTCATCAGCGGTGGGAAACCGGAATGTGGAAATCATTCGTGCCCTAGAGTCACAGGAAGCCGGAGCAAGTATAAAGCTGATCAGCCAATGGGGAGAAGAACTTCGTCTTCACAGGACCTCCCCGGTGCAGGTGTACTTGTCTGTTCATGAGCTGATGGGGAAATTGCTGAAATGGTGCATGACTCATAGTGTGACGCCGCCGGATCAACTGGTCGATTACCACTGGAACCAGATTCTGACGCTTGATCTTCCAGATCTGGAGAAGCAATTGTTTTCGATTGTGGATGATATCGGAGAAAAACTCTCTGGACACAGACGGTCCAAGGAGTTTGTACGTGTACAGGAGATGATGGATTATATGGAACATCATTTGCATTTAAATATTGGGCTTCAGGAAATTGCAGATCAGGTTCATATGAGCGTGTCATCGGTGAGCAGTATGTTCAAGGAAGAGACAGGCAGTACCGTGTACGATTACTTAACTGGTTTGCGAATGAAAAAGGCGTGCGTTCTATTGCGCGAAACACATCTGAAAATCGCAGAGATTGCTGATCAGGTCGGCTACCGGAATGAGAACAGCTTTATCCGTGTATTTCGGAAGCATAAACAGGTGACCCCTGGGAAATTTAGGGAAATAAGCAAATGTTCCAATGGATATGCAGATCCGCCAAAAGGTCGGCATTTTGGGGATTTGGAAGATAAATTCGAAGATTAA
- a CDS encoding HAMP domain-containing methyl-accepting chemotaxis protein has translation MKLQGKLVLNAMVSLIACLALVAYIIFQLIRINSQSSSLVPAMLNVQQLNAYLIQSGQALQNYSSSMTESNKTDVQNQMGQAEKTITLLSQGMMQTEAQQKRLNTVKTKFSELKVATDKAMSTGSSPESKRNAMRVQGIQNDVFMLDILTKARYDEYTEELTKSIRFTWQLALAGAVLLLVAVGIYNTYTSRQLALRTRKLTDAAKQIADGNLTVQLAQTKGRDELDELNESFRFMIGNLRNIVLSIDQSGNRVDLMARDIDQHNEAMKEIVTQVSTSTEELAIGSQKIAEDLSTTVGVVDEMQQKFEANLLETKQSSTYSEDALRVIEQGTRVMSDQLRIVAENRSAMSEVEQTVKELESNAAEITTMTGYVSEIASQTSLLSLNASIEAARAGEAGKGFAVVANEVKKLANQSESAVKQIYTAVEGITQAMNKVKTSVTQSQELFREQEKATSSTGESFTEISGKVQQIASQVSKLSVDMNVSRELSVQVQQAIENISAITQQSAAGSEEITASTVEQKRSFEESAEKVKELRQIREEMQRELNRFQVEKTG, from the coding sequence ATGAAACTGCAAGGTAAACTGGTGCTTAACGCGATGGTTTCCCTGATCGCATGCCTGGCTTTAGTGGCCTATATTATTTTTCAATTGATCCGTATCAACTCGCAAAGCAGTAGTCTCGTTCCAGCTATGCTGAATGTACAGCAGCTCAATGCTTATTTGATTCAGTCAGGACAGGCGCTGCAAAACTACTCTTCTTCCATGACAGAGAGCAATAAAACGGATGTGCAAAACCAAATGGGTCAGGCGGAAAAAACAATCACTTTGCTTTCGCAAGGCATGATGCAGACCGAAGCGCAGCAAAAACGCCTGAATACCGTTAAAACAAAATTCAGCGAATTGAAGGTTGCGACGGATAAAGCGATGAGCACGGGAAGTAGCCCTGAATCCAAACGTAATGCGATGCGTGTACAGGGTATCCAGAACGATGTGTTCATGCTGGATATTCTAACGAAGGCGCGTTATGACGAATATACAGAGGAATTGACCAAGAGTATCCGCTTTACTTGGCAATTGGCCTTGGCAGGTGCTGTTCTGCTTCTGGTGGCGGTGGGGATATATAATACATATACATCCAGGCAACTTGCCCTCAGAACCCGCAAGTTGACGGATGCCGCGAAGCAAATTGCCGATGGGAATTTGACGGTGCAGCTCGCACAAACGAAGGGACGTGATGAGCTGGACGAGCTCAATGAATCGTTCCGGTTCATGATCGGGAACTTGCGTAACATTGTGCTCTCTATTGACCAGTCGGGGAATCGTGTTGATCTGATGGCTCGGGATATTGACCAGCATAATGAGGCCATGAAGGAAATCGTGACGCAAGTTAGCACCTCAACAGAGGAACTGGCGATTGGTAGTCAAAAGATTGCCGAGGATCTGTCGACCACCGTTGGCGTTGTGGATGAGATGCAGCAGAAGTTTGAAGCGAATTTGTTGGAGACCAAGCAGTCCTCTACATATAGCGAAGACGCATTGCGTGTCATTGAGCAAGGTACACGTGTGATGAGCGATCAGCTACGCATTGTAGCCGAAAATCGTTCAGCGATGTCCGAGGTGGAACAGACGGTCAAGGAGCTGGAGTCCAATGCAGCCGAGATTACAACCATGACCGGCTATGTATCCGAGATTGCCAGTCAGACGTCGCTGCTGTCCTTGAACGCTTCAATTGAGGCTGCGCGCGCGGGTGAGGCTGGAAAAGGCTTTGCTGTCGTTGCCAATGAAGTCAAAAAACTGGCGAATCAATCGGAGTCGGCTGTGAAGCAAATTTATACCGCTGTCGAGGGCATTACGCAGGCAATGAATAAGGTGAAGACCTCTGTGACACAAAGTCAGGAGCTGTTCCGTGAGCAGGAGAAGGCAACTTCGTCTACCGGGGAATCGTTCACTGAGATTAGCGGCAAAGTTCAGCAAATTGCCAGCCAAGTCAGCAAGCTGTCGGTGGATATGAATGTATCTCGGGAACTGAGTGTACAGGTACAGCAAGCCATTGAGAACATCAGCGCGATTACCCAGCAATCCGCCGCAGGCAGTGAAGAAATTACCGCCTCTACCGTGGAGCAGAAGCGTTCCTTTGAGGAATCGGCTGAGAAGGTGAAAGAGCTTCGTCAGATTCGTGAGGAGATGCAACGGGAGCTGAATCGCTTTCAGGTGGAAAAAACGGGCTAA
- a CDS encoding BMP family ABC transporter substrate-binding protein yields MKKQVQLLTLRWVPIVTIFALLLCACGQPVAQTKAQPIKVGIVLSDIGLGDQSYSDAAFRGLVKARDEGKIVFEYREISETKTYDAAFEQLVQEKSDLIIGLGYMVKESLETVAKKYPDIKFVIVDEKSDLPNVASITFKEEEGSFLAGVVAGMASRTDQVGFIGGVESPLLKKFEAGYREGVRSVKPDAQVTATYAGDFGKPELGTEIARDMINQDRIDVIYAAAGLTGVGALQEAQKQEKFAIGVDSDQFFIAEKAVVTSMIKNVDVAIYTAVKSFADHQRKFTDQNMVFGLAKEGIGLAPIRVLTLNPDQQKLLDDLKAKVKSGSLTVPTQ; encoded by the coding sequence ATGAAGAAACAGGTTCAGTTATTAACATTGAGGTGGGTTCCCATTGTCACCATTTTTGCTTTACTGCTGTGTGCATGCGGGCAGCCAGTAGCACAAACCAAGGCGCAGCCGATTAAGGTGGGAATAGTATTGTCAGATATTGGTCTGGGTGACCAATCTTACAGTGACGCGGCTTTTCGGGGCTTGGTCAAGGCGCGGGATGAGGGGAAAATCGTTTTTGAATATCGGGAAATTTCCGAGACCAAAACATATGATGCTGCTTTTGAACAGCTTGTTCAAGAAAAATCCGATTTGATTATCGGGCTGGGGTACATGGTGAAAGAAAGTTTGGAAACCGTTGCGAAAAAATATCCGGATATTAAATTTGTAATTGTAGATGAAAAATCCGATTTACCGAATGTGGCTTCCATTACTTTTAAAGAAGAAGAGGGCAGCTTTTTGGCAGGGGTCGTTGCAGGAATGGCGAGCCGAACCGATCAGGTGGGTTTTATTGGGGGAGTGGAGTCTCCGCTGTTGAAAAAGTTTGAGGCCGGATATCGGGAAGGGGTTCGCTCTGTTAAGCCTGATGCACAGGTTACTGCTACGTATGCGGGAGATTTCGGCAAGCCGGAGCTGGGCACGGAGATTGCACGCGATATGATCAATCAGGATCGAATTGATGTGATCTATGCGGCGGCGGGTCTTACAGGTGTAGGCGCGTTACAGGAGGCACAAAAGCAGGAAAAGTTCGCAATCGGGGTCGACAGCGACCAGTTTTTCATTGCGGAAAAAGCAGTAGTAACCTCCATGATTAAAAATGTGGATGTCGCCATTTACACGGCAGTCAAAAGCTTTGCAGATCATCAAAGAAAATTTACGGACCAGAATATGGTGTTCGGTCTTGCGAAAGAAGGCATCGGTTTGGCGCCTATTCGTGTTTTGACATTGAACCCGGATCAGCAAAAGTTGCTGGATGACTTGAAGGCAAAGGTCAAGTCCGGCAGTCTTACTGTGCCCACCCAATAA
- a CDS encoding restriction endonuclease encodes MLLEQLSAYKELGIGFIVLLLLLVLIIRGLIRRRRNRILRDLDPRKIGIQDIDRMEDGSEFELYLQRLLSALGYKDIYKTTSSRDFGADLVFTDREGVRVVIQAKRYAVQNPVGLGAVQEIYTSMRYYAADKSVVITSGRYTESCKTLASVNGVKLLDRNDLVDMIDWFKAKRREEVMDLIESKTDVIASKWSRSK; translated from the coding sequence ATGCTGCTGGAGCAATTATCGGCATATAAGGAATTAGGAATAGGATTCATTGTACTACTACTGTTACTTGTACTCATCATCCGAGGACTGATACGTCGGCGCAGAAATCGGATTTTACGTGATCTGGACCCGCGAAAAATCGGGATTCAGGATATAGACCGCATGGAGGATGGCTCAGAATTTGAGCTTTATCTGCAACGGTTGTTATCTGCGCTCGGCTATAAGGACATCTACAAAACGACCAGTAGCCGGGATTTTGGAGCGGATCTGGTGTTTACAGACCGTGAAGGGGTCAGAGTTGTGATTCAGGCCAAGCGTTATGCTGTACAAAATCCGGTCGGTTTGGGTGCTGTGCAGGAAATTTATACCTCCATGCGTTATTATGCGGCTGACAAGTCTGTCGTCATCACTTCCGGGCGCTACACGGAATCTTGTAAAACACTCGCTTCTGTCAACGGAGTTAAGCTATTGGACCGCAACGACTTGGTGGACATGATTGATTGGTTCAAGGCTAAACGCCGTGAGGAGGTCATGGATCTAATAGAAAGCAAAACCGACGTGATTGCCTCCAAATGGAGCAGGAGCAAATGA
- the aspA gene encoding aspartate ammonia-lyase: protein MRLEHDFLGTKEVPSDAYYGVQTLRAKENFPITGQRLHPELIKAMAIVKKAAATVNMELTRLHRPKAEAIIQAADEVIQGQLHDHFIVDPIQGGAGTSINMNTNEVIANRALELIGKQRGDYQEISPNNHVNMAQSTNDAFPTAVHLAVLSMIDKLLITMSELQEAFSRKAKEFDSVIKMGRTHLQDAVPIRLGQEFQAYARVLGRDIGRVRATKQHLLTVNMGATAVGTGLNADRRYIQRVAEVLAEVSGFPVEADENLVDATQNTDAYTEVSAALKICMMNMSKVANDIRLMASGPRAGLGELSLPARQPGSSIMPGKVNPVMCEVINQIAFQVIGNDHTICLASESGQLELNVMEPVLVYNLLQSLEIMKQGFHVFRIHCVDGIEANVERCREYVENSVGIITALNPHLGYEVVSRIAREAITTGKSVRELCLLYNVLTEEELDIILDPYQMTQPGIAGESLLNRE from the coding sequence ATGAGGCTGGAGCATGATTTTCTAGGTACCAAGGAAGTGCCGTCAGACGCCTATTACGGTGTGCAAACACTGAGGGCAAAGGAGAATTTTCCAATTACCGGTCAACGGCTGCATCCTGAGCTGATTAAAGCCATGGCGATCGTCAAAAAGGCCGCAGCAACGGTAAACATGGAGCTGACCCGCTTGCATCGTCCCAAGGCGGAGGCCATTATTCAGGCAGCTGACGAGGTTATTCAAGGGCAGTTGCACGACCATTTCATCGTCGATCCGATTCAGGGCGGCGCAGGCACGTCCATTAATATGAATACAAATGAAGTGATTGCGAACAGGGCGCTGGAGCTAATCGGCAAGCAGCGTGGAGATTATCAGGAGATCAGTCCCAACAACCATGTCAACATGGCACAATCGACAAACGATGCTTTTCCTACGGCAGTCCATTTGGCTGTTCTAAGTATGATTGACAAGCTGTTGATCACGATGAGCGAGCTTCAGGAGGCGTTCTCCCGTAAGGCAAAAGAGTTTGACAGTGTGATTAAAATGGGACGAACCCACTTGCAGGATGCAGTACCGATCCGTCTGGGACAGGAGTTTCAGGCTTATGCACGTGTGTTGGGGCGTGATATTGGACGTGTCCGTGCTACGAAGCAGCATTTGCTGACAGTCAATATGGGCGCAACTGCAGTTGGCACGGGCTTGAACGCGGATCGCCGTTATATTCAGCGTGTCGCTGAGGTGCTGGCGGAAGTAAGTGGTTTCCCTGTGGAGGCTGACGAAAATCTCGTCGATGCCACTCAAAACACAGATGCCTATACGGAAGTGTCTGCTGCGTTAAAAATTTGCATGATGAACATGTCCAAAGTGGCAAATGACATCCGTCTGATGGCCTCAGGGCCGCGTGCTGGTCTCGGAGAGCTGAGCCTGCCCGCCCGTCAGCCGGGTTCATCCATTATGCCGGGTAAAGTAAATCCGGTAATGTGTGAGGTCATCAACCAGATTGCTTTTCAGGTCATTGGGAATGATCATACGATCTGTCTGGCTTCCGAGTCTGGTCAGCTAGAGTTGAATGTGATGGAGCCTGTGCTTGTCTACAACCTGCTGCAATCGCTGGAAATTATGAAGCAGGGCTTTCATGTCTTCCGCATTCATTGTGTGGACGGAATTGAAGCGAACGTGGAGCGGTGTCGTGAATATGTTGAAAACAGCGTAGGTATTATTACCGCGCTCAATCCCCACCTCGGATATGAGGTCGTATCACGCATCGCCCGTGAGGCGATTACAACTGGCAAATCGGTACGCGAGTTGTGTCTGTTGTATAATGTACTGACTGAGGAAGAGCTGGACATTATTTTGGACCCGTATCAAATGACTCAGCCGGGTATTGCCGGAGAGTCGCTGCTGAATAGGGAATAA
- a CDS encoding GNAT family N-acetyltransferase: protein MSNEIAVYPVQALNEALTDTLTRLLIDVVADGASIGFLPPLAYQEAVAYWNSVLQDGVVLWIAEKDGVPVGTVQLHLATKANAAHRAEIAKLMVHPSGRRLGIARQLMQAAEEEALRQSRTLLVLDTRVGDPSNKLYESIGFVEAGVIPGYAQSADGHLHATRFYYKPLNPYLSRC, encoded by the coding sequence ATGTCTAATGAAATAGCAGTCTATCCTGTTCAAGCTCTGAACGAAGCACTGACAGATACGCTGACCCGGTTGTTGATCGACGTAGTGGCGGACGGTGCCTCCATAGGATTTTTACCGCCATTGGCTTATCAGGAAGCAGTAGCTTATTGGAATAGTGTCCTTCAGGACGGTGTAGTTCTGTGGATTGCGGAGAAGGACGGCGTGCCTGTGGGGACTGTGCAGCTTCATCTGGCTACAAAGGCCAACGCCGCTCATCGTGCGGAAATTGCGAAGCTTATGGTGCATCCGTCCGGGCGCAGGCTTGGGATTGCACGTCAACTGATGCAGGCTGCAGAAGAGGAGGCGCTACGTCAGAGCAGAACGCTACTGGTGCTGGATACGCGGGTAGGTGATCCTTCCAATAAGCTATATGAATCTATCGGATTTGTGGAAGCAGGCGTGATTCCAGGGTATGCCCAATCGGCTGACGGTCACCTGCACGCTACCCGATTCTATTACAAACCACTCAATCCGTACCTGAGCCGTTGCTGA